The DNA sequence TGGCGGGCTCGGGCGTGCCGATCCTGAAGGCCCTGCAGGCGGCGGCCGAGACCCTGTCCAACCGCGCCATGCGCGCCGACGCGCTGGCCGCGCTGGTGCAGGTCCGCGAAGGCGCGCCGCTGGCCTCGGCGCTGTCGTCGAAGAAGCGCTTCCCCGGCCTGCTGTCGATGTTCGCCCGCCTGGGCGAGCAGACCGGCGAGCTGCCGGTGATGCTGCAGCGCGCCGCCACCCAGCTCGGCGCCGAGGTCCAGCGGCGTGCGATGCAGATGGCCACCATCCTGGAGCCGATGCTGATCGTGGTGATGGGCGCGATGGTGATGGTGATCGTGCTGGCGGTGCTGCTGCCGATCATCCAGCTCAATACCTTCGTCAAGTGAGCCCAGGGCGCAGACGCGGGCGGGGCATCACCCGCCGCTCAGCGCCAGCACGAAGTTGATCTGCTCGGTCGGCGGCAATGGCGCGTTCAGGTCGAACAGCGGCCGCCCGTTGACGAAGACCCGCAGATGCGGGCGGATGCGCTCCTGTTCATCGACGATGCGGAAGCGCAGGCCCGGATACCGCGCCTCCAGGCCGTCCAGCAC is a window from the Sphaerotilus montanus genome containing:
- a CDS encoding MoaD/ThiS family protein, whose translation is MKVLIPSALQSYTGAALVDGAGGTLGAVLDGLEARYPGLRFRIVDEQERIRPHLRVFVNGRPLFDLNAPLPPTEQINFVLALSGG